In a single window of the Acyrthosiphon pisum isolate AL4f chromosome X, pea_aphid_22Mar2018_4r6ur, whole genome shotgun sequence genome:
- the LOC115033035 gene encoding kelch-like protein 2 translates to MTAKFEYTKSSYGEMFQVLKSLRQHGLFSDIKLETDDGTIIFGHKVILASASPYFQAMFTNFGEKNKDHVVIRQLDSIILQLLVDFIYSGTILITKKNVQDLLAASNLLQLNDLKETCCEFFQKQLHPTNCLGIKAFADVHSCTKLLSSSELYIKQYFLKVVESEEFLSLSSEELVKLISCDELKVSSEEEVFESVLRWVKNELDSRKCFLPQLMEHVRLAFTSENYIIQKVLKEPILNNCLKCKEYINEVLHFHFPKRHESDQVIPIPERIRYKPRLEDKV, encoded by the exons atgacagCCAAATTTGAATATACAAAATCGTCTTACGGAGAAATGTTTCAAGTATTAAAATCCTTACGCCA ACATGGGCTTTTTTCTGACATTAAATTGGAAACAGATGATGGGACAATAATATTTGGACATAAAGTGATATTAGCATCGGCTAGTCCATATTtccaggcaatgtttacaaattttggTGAAAAGAACAAAGATCATGTTGTTATAAGACAATTAGATTCTATTATCTTACAACTATTAGTAGACTTTATATATTCCGGAACAATCctgataaccaaaaaaaatgtacag GATTTGTTAGCAGCATCTAATCTGTTGCAGTTAAACGATTTAAAAGAGACATGCTGTGAATTTTTTCAGAAACAACTGCACCCTACAAATTGTCTTGGTATAAAAGCTTTTGCTGATGTACACAgctgtacaaaattattatcaagttcAGAATTGTACATTAAACAATacttttt aAAAGTGGTTGAGTCTGAAGAGTTCCTATCCTTATCATCTGAAGAGTTAGTTAAGTTGATCTCTTGTGATGAGCTTAAGGTGTCATCTGAAGAAGAA gtatttgaaaGTGTTCTTCGTTGGGTTAAAAATGAATTGGAttcaagaaaatgttttttacctCAACTAATGGAGCATGTTCGTTTAGCATTTACAtcggaaaattatataattcaaaaagtacTGAAGGAACCAATTCTTAATAATTGCCTTAAat gtaAAGAGTATATAAATGaggttttacattttcattttcctaaAAGACATGAGTCAGATCAAGTTATCCCTATTCCAGAACGCATCCGGTATAAGCCTAGACTTGAAGATAAAGTATGA